CGGTGTTATACGCACGACAGCTTGTTTTCAGGTTACAGGCTATTCTGGCTATTCTTCTGGCACTTATGGTTCTAAAGCTGATTAAAGATTTGCCCGGTGTTCGAGCAGAAGATGATGAGCCGCCATCATTCAAGGAGTACACCTCCATAATGAAACGTGGAGTCCGCTTCTTGGTTTCAGATCCTTTTGTGATCTTTTTCATACTTGGTGAGGTACTGCTGTTCAGTGTCGGGCCGCTTTGGTGGAACCTGCTATTGTTTCCACTCTATTTCAACTATCTATTAACTGAAGTTGCCGTATCGTCCTATAGAACGTTAATATTCGTCCCCAATGCTGTCTTTCAGGAACGAACTGGTGTATGGGCCAAACGTTTCGAACCAAAGAAATGGATCCCGCGATTTCGACTTGCTCAGTTCAACGGCTTTCTTGCGCTGCTTGGGCTTGCAGCTCTCACATTCTTCTTTCCGCGTGCTCCGGCTGGTGCTGAAATGGTAAACATCGTGATTCCCTATCTCAATCTGGCGATTATTCAGATTCCAGCTGTGTCCATACTGCCCGTGTTTCTGATGTTCATCATCTTTGTTGTAACCGGGATTTTCGGTGGTCTTGCAGGTATACTGAGCCAGCGGATTATGATTGATGTCATACCTAACAAAATCCGCAACAGTCTCTATTCGCTACGCCCGACATTGGTAATGATTCTATCCATGCCATTGATAGCCTTCTTTGGCTGGTTCAAACCAGCTTTTGGCTTCCCTGCGACGTTCATCCTTTGTGCTATCATACCTCTGCTTGGTGTAATAGCGACGAAGAAAGCTCTCAGCTATCCGATACCCAAAGCTGAGTTGGTTAAGCCTGCTAGCGAGGATGAGAGAGAAGAGGTTGAAGAGCTAGACGTGACCTAGCGCTTTCCGCACTAATTCGACATTTATCTTGCCAGCTCGGTAGATGTTCTCTGCTTCAATGTCCATGATTGAGATTCGTGCAGGACTGAAGAGTTGTCGGTCCATATCATAGAAGCTGTTCTCTGCTTCCTTGTACAATTCGGAAAACGATTTGCCGTACCTTTTCGAATAGCTTGAGGATGCTTTCTGAACTATATCTTCTAGACTGTCGTTTTCTCCTGGCGCAATGAAGAAATGGGCTCTTCCACCATATACAAGACAATCATTACTGGCTCCCATCGTAGAAACATCATCATCTATCTTTGTAGGAAAGGGAGCCACTCCGTACCCACCCCTGATTTGTTGCGGTTTCAGTCCCAGGTTGTATAACCTGTAGGTGCCGATTTCAACAATCCTTGCTGCTATTTGGACAGAACCTGCTACACTAGCAGTCGGAACAAGAACACAATGCAGATTCTCCGGTGAGACACTGCACGCTTCTGCTATTGACCTTAGCACATCATCACCGGGATACTGTCGTGTTTCTAGAACAAGTATTGCAGTATCAGCATCATCAGCGTAGTCGATACCCTCGAAAAGATCCCTCTCTACGCCGGCTTTGGCTCGTGCAGGGCCTGAACCCATGGCTGAAAACCCATGATAGTTCACCCTCCATCTTGCCAGCTGCGAACCCAGTGTTGCAATAACGGGTTCTTGCGTCGCTACCATGACTGCCTGTACGGTCATGTCTTCAATATGTGTCGGCACAATGCGAACTGCGGCTAGGCCACCCGTGCTGATTCTCCCTATCAGTCTGCCTGCTTCAACGGAACCGGGGACGCCTATTCCCGCATCCACAATCGTCGCTCCACATTTGGTATCCTTTGCTTTACAGCCTAAATCTTCTGCATTCTCTACGAGATTCTGCAGTATCTGCAAAGCATTTTTGTTGATGCTTGAACGTGAAGCCATACGATCCACCTATTTCTGTGATTCGAGCTGTTAACCTGACACACGGACCTTCTTCATAAAGCCTTTAGGTGCTACTTCTGTGTTACAAGTAGAAAACTTTAAGGCCATTGCAATAGCCGAGAGCGCTGTGCCTCGGTCTGCATTCGTGTGGACCGGTTCACTGATGCAAGCCCCAGTAGCTCAGCCTGGTTAGATCGCATCCTTGGTATGGATGTCCGATTACCGGACATCTCCTAGCAGGATGAGGCCGCGGGTTCAAGTCTCGCCTGGGGCTCCATTTTTTCTCAACCAACTCATGGCATTGTGGTCTGAAGGAACGCAACAGCCACAAGAAAATTGGAAGTTAAAATAGATGAATGTTTAATAGTATAGGTTTGTAAAATAGTTAGCAGGAGGCCGCGGGGTGGAGAGAACGAGTGTTTAGTAAATTCTTCGAAAAGCTCGTCTCATTCCAAGCGACTAGTTTGCCTACTCAAAGCGGTGGTCGAGAACATAACCACTTTCTGCGATTTCAGAAGTTTCGGCACAGGCCACATCTCGCAGTTGTTCCGTCTTCCGTATTTGTTTGAGTGAACGGTAGATGAAATACGTTCCCATGATAATCAATCCAATAATTCCGACTACAAGCCCCATCACGAAGAACAACACGTTCGCTAGCTCGTAGTAATTGGATGTGGCAATTAAGATAGTAAGTAAAGACATAGGAATGGCAAGGATTGCTGTCCCGGTGCGTAGTTCCGCAAGATGGGTTCGCTTTTCGGCCTCAAGGGTTCGGACGATAGATAGCTTGATATTCGTATTTCTAGCTACCCGGGGGGTCAAGTCAATATCTTCAGTTTCGGAATTCAAGAATCTCCCCTCCCGGTATTGTTATGGTCATCAAAATAACTCATGTTGTTATTCGCTGCTATTATCATTCAGCAATCGTTTCGCTTTTTCTGGTCCGACCAGTTTCCTAATTTTCCGCCGTGCTTCTGGCAAATCTTTCTTATCAAGTAATCTGTCGAGTTCCCTCCTTACTGCAGGCGATAGATCTCGTGCAAGCTTTTTGATACGCTCTTTTCGGTCCTTGTCGAAATCGTCAGGCCCAAGTAAACTCAACTTTCCCAACTCACATAAACTTGCTATTAGAAGCTATTTGACCTTTTTGTTATCAAATACAATTTCGCAATAGAAAAAAGGCCTTGCCCTGTCCTCCATACAGTGACACCGGCAATGTCCCAGAAGCTAGGAACGATTCAGGAAACCGACATCAAACGGAATCGAATCGAGTACACTTGTGAGAACGGAACGGCAAGAATCACAGTACTTTCTCCAAAAATTGTCAGAGTCCAGGTGACGCAAGATGAATCTTACAGAGAAGAACAATCTGTTGCAGTTCTTGATAGAGAACAAAACGCTTCACTTGATTTGAGTGTCAAAAACGGCGTATCTGTGGTTTCTGGAGACGAGTTTACACTAACAGTTTCTCTAGACGATGGCATCTTTCGAGTCAAGGACAGAGATGGCTCACTCATTACTGAAACCTCGACTGGTTTCGGTCTGACTTGGCAAGATGCAGGCTTCACATGCAGTATGAAGAGTGCTGGGGAGGAATATTTCTACGGTCTTGGTGAAAAAACAAACGGGCTTGATAAATCGGGCCTGCATTACGAAATGTGGAATAATGATAATCCGCACTATGATTCTCAAACAGATCCACTCTATCAAAGCGTCCCTTTCTTCATCACATTACGCGACGGAATTGCGCATGGCGTATTCCTTGACAATACTTTCCGAACCCAATTTGACTTCAAACAAGAACGTGATGATATCTATTCCTTTGGTGCTCCCGGAGGTCCCATTGATTATTACCTAATCCTAGGACCCTCAATAGTAGAGGTGCTAGAGGGATATACGTGGCTTACCGGCCGCCCCTATTTCATGCCTCGGTGGGCACTGGGTCATCACTGGTCCCGGTGGGATTTGTATGAAAGCCAAGAGGAAATACTAGCTGTTGCGAAGCGGTTCAGGCAACATAAAATCCCGTGCGATACTATCACACTTGATATCGGGTACATGGACGAGTTCAGAATCTTCACGTGGAATCCCGAAATATTTCCTAATCCACGCGAGTTTGTCGAGACGCTGAAAGGACTTGATTATCACGTTATGACCATCATTGATCCGGGTGTCAAATTGGAGGAGGGGTATGATCTGTACGACGAAGGCTGTGAGCATGATTTCTTCCTCAAAAATGAAGATGGCAGCGAGTATATTGGACTGGTCTGGCCTGGAAGGACTGTTTTTCCTGATTTTGCTCGTGAGGAAGTACGGGGCTGGTTTGGTTCCCAATATGAAGGTTTCATGGAATCGGGGGTGAGTAACGCAAGCTGGTTGGACATGAATGAACCCAGTCACTGTATGTATCCGGGGATGCGAGATGAGTATTCAATGGACGATGTTGTCGACTACAGGGGCAGACCTTGGGAACCACGAATGCGGAATAGATATGCACTTGATATGATGCGTGCGGTCTTCGATGGACTGAAATCGGTTTTTCCTGATGAACGTCCCTTCATACTAACTCGAGCAGGTTATGCCGGGTATCAGCGGTATGCAGCCTCCTGGACTGGGGATAATCACTCCAGCTGGGAACACTTGGCTCTCTCCATCCCGATGCTGCTGAACCTCGGCCTTTCAGGTATACCATTCTGTGGTGGTGATATTGGTGGCTTTAGTGATGATGTGACAGAAGAGCTGTTGATACGGTGGTATCAGCTTGGTAGTCTCTACCCATTTTCACGCAACCATACACGGATTCATACAGCACGGCAAGAGCCGTGGGAACTGGGTGAAGATGCTATCGCTTATGCTAGGAAATACATCTCGTTCCGTTATCGGTTCCTTCGTTACCTCTATTCTCTTGCAAAGGAAGCCAATGACACCGGACTACCAATAATGCGCCCCCTCGTGCTCGAGTTCCAAGGCGATCCCACGACATATGCCATTGATGACCAATTCATGATTGGTCCGAGTATGATGGCCGCCCCTGTGCTTGAGCAAAATGCCGAAAGTCGCAGTGTCTATTTCCCGCCAGGAACCTGGTTCAGCTACTGGACAGGTGAACGAATCAAGGGCGGTCAGAGGATTACAGTCCCCGCACCCCTAGATACTATGCCTGTTTACTTCAAAGGTGGTTCAGTAGTTCCAACAGGTGATGTGGTTCAAACCACCGACAAGGACCAAGGCGCTCTCCGGATTCTGGTCTACCCGGAAGGAGTGGGCCATATCGACTTGTATGAAGATGACGGCATTTCGGAAGATGGCCCCTGCGCTGTAACAACAATAACAAGCTCCTGTGGGACTGATACTCTGTCCGCTGCAATATCTGAGAGACAGGGTGATTGGACACCACCCTCCCGGGACTTAATTGTCGAGTTCAGAGCTATTACAGAAGAACCCCTCTCGTTAGAAATCGATGGCATGTCTGTTCCTATCCGGCTCGTGTCTGCTGATGGTGATGAAGATATAGTTCCGCTTTCAGCCGCCTACAATCCCGAAACCAATACCTTGGAAATCGCGCTGGAAGACAATGGTTCTGCCCACAAAATCTCGGTGCTTAAGTGAGCTTTCCACTACTCTTATAATATGAACTCACGGAACCATGTCTTAGAATTACTGGGTCGGTGGTCTAGCTATCCTGTCAGGTTTGTTCTGATAGGACTAGTGTGGCTATGATGCTTGGTTTGGGTCCAAGACATCGGGCGTTCAAATCGCTCCCGGCCCACCAACCATTCTCACTGTTTTTGAGGGCAAAGGGCACCTAGGAATATCGAGCTACGGATGAAGTGGCTCATGTGGTCATCCTAATAACGCTTCAATCGCTCTAAGATTGAACTCTATAGACGCTGGTATGAAAGCTCAGGTATGCGCCAGGGAGGCGAATGGGTGCACATGACGGCACATCTGGATGAACTAGAATTTCCTGAAATCGATTTTCAGATTTTATTCGGATTGGCCAGGTCCGAGATGTTTCAAACGATGAGTTGTACCCTCCTACTATCAAACGTTCATGACCCGTGGTGATGACCGTTTCTTAGATCAGAGCGATGCAGAGCGTCGAGAGAATTTCGACGATTGACGAATAGCTTTATCATACATCACGGACCAACTATAGCAAATGTCGATGCAATCTTCAGCAAGGGAACGGCTAGCGCGCAGGATGGCTGGCGAAATTGCTTTGTCCGACGATCCTGGAAAGACCATGCGTATGTGGCGCGAACGGTTCAGGCTTCAGCAGGTTGACATTGCCAATTATCTTGACATCAGTCCAAGCGTGATAAGCGATTATGAGTCAGGCAGAAGGAAGTCCCCTGGTAGCGCAACAATCAGGCGGTTTGTCATGGCTCTCATCACCCTGGATGAGCAGAGTGGCGGTCAGGTTGTTTCTGCCTTCCTCCGGCTGATGGATGTGGACTTGGTTGACCTGAACATCGTACTGGCAATGTCTGATTTGCATTCTCCACTGAGTGTCGAACAGTTGTGCAAGAAACTGAAATGTGATTTGTTGACTGGTGAACAGGGACTGCATCGTGAAATCTATGGTTACTCGGTAGTTGACGCCGAGAGAGCAGTAAAGGAACTGAATAGTGAAGCCTTCCTGAAGATTTTCGGAGCTGCAACCGACCGGTGTCTTGTGTTTACGAAAGTCAATACTGGAAGGGCGCCCATGGTGGCCATCAAATCTCAGGAGTTCAAGCCAACATTTGTGATTCTACATGGCACTCCCGAAGTAGATCGCCTTACCATCGACTTGGCTGAGGGAATGAATATACCCTTGGCAACGAGCGGAATCGGTTCGATTGAAGATTTGATAAAAGAGTTCCGTGACCTTCAGTCTGATTGACCTAGGATGATATCAAGCAGCGCCATCCGTGTTACCACGCCACTGTAAACTTGGTCGAAATAGCGAGCTTGTGGTGCTGAATCGACTTCTGAATCGATTTCATCAATTCGTGGTAATGGGTGAAGAATAATGGCATCATCCTTCATCAAGTTGACTTCGTCCATTGTTATTCTGAATTTCCCCTTTACCTTATCATACTCGC
Above is a window of Candidatus Thorarchaeota archaeon DNA encoding:
- a CDS encoding DUF4968 domain-containing protein, with the translated sequence MSQKLGTIQETDIKRNRIEYTCENGTARITVLSPKIVRVQVTQDESYREEQSVAVLDREQNASLDLSVKNGVSVVSGDEFTLTVSLDDGIFRVKDRDGSLITETSTGFGLTWQDAGFTCSMKSAGEEYFYGLGEKTNGLDKSGLHYEMWNNDNPHYDSQTDPLYQSVPFFITLRDGIAHGVFLDNTFRTQFDFKQERDDIYSFGAPGGPIDYYLILGPSIVEVLEGYTWLTGRPYFMPRWALGHHWSRWDLYESQEEILAVAKRFRQHKIPCDTITLDIGYMDEFRIFTWNPEIFPNPREFVETLKGLDYHVMTIIDPGVKLEEGYDLYDEGCEHDFFLKNEDGSEYIGLVWPGRTVFPDFAREEVRGWFGSQYEGFMESGVSNASWLDMNEPSHCMYPGMRDEYSMDDVVDYRGRPWEPRMRNRYALDMMRAVFDGLKSVFPDERPFILTRAGYAGYQRYAASWTGDNHSSWEHLALSIPMLLNLGLSGIPFCGGDIGGFSDDVTEELLIRWYQLGSLYPFSRNHTRIHTARQEPWELGEDAIAYARKYISFRYRFLRYLYSLAKEANDTGLPIMRPLVLEFQGDPTTYAIDDQFMIGPSMMAAPVLEQNAESRSVYFPPGTWFSYWTGERIKGGQRITVPAPLDTMPVYFKGGSVVPTGDVVQTTDKDQGALRILVYPEGVGHIDLYEDDGISEDGPCAVTTITSSCGTDTLSAAISERQGDWTPPSRDLIVEFRAITEEPLSLEIDGMSVPIRLVSADGDEDIVPLSAAYNPETNTLEIALEDNGSAHKISVLK
- a CDS encoding helix-turn-helix domain-containing protein, coding for MSDDPGKTMRMWRERFRLQQVDIANYLDISPSVISDYESGRRKSPGSATIRRFVMALITLDEQSGGQVVSAFLRLMDVDLVDLNIVLAMSDLHSPLSVEQLCKKLKCDLLTGEQGLHREIYGYSVVDAERAVKELNSEAFLKIFGAATDRCLVFTKVNTGRAPMVAIKSQEFKPTFVILHGTPEVDRLTIDLAEGMNIPLATSGIGSIEDLIKEFRDLQSD
- a CDS encoding methenyltetrahydromethanopterin cyclohydrolase, with amino-acid sequence MASRSSINKNALQILQNLVENAEDLGCKAKDTKCGATIVDAGIGVPGSVEAGRLIGRISTGGLAAVRIVPTHIEDMTVQAVMVATQEPVIATLGSQLARWRVNYHGFSAMGSGPARAKAGVERDLFEGIDYADDADTAILVLETRQYPGDDVLRSIAEACSVSPENLHCVLVPTASVAGSVQIAARIVEIGTYRLYNLGLKPQQIRGGYGVAPFPTKIDDDVSTMGASNDCLVYGGRAHFFIAPGENDSLEDIVQKASSSYSKRYGKSFSELYKEAENSFYDMDRQLFSPARISIMDIEAENIYRAGKINVELVRKALGHV